One Synechococcus sp. MU1617 DNA window includes the following coding sequences:
- a CDS encoding DUF3721 domain-containing protein — MSATSAMAGSHGKPKQAMFNTKAEAEAAAPGFGCKGAHQMGEMWMVCDKHGEMDHKGSH, encoded by the coding sequence TCTGCGACTTCGGCCATGGCTGGAAGCCATGGAAAGCCCAAGCAGGCCATGTTCAACACGAAGGCTGAGGCCGAAGCGGCTGCTCCGGGGTTCGGCTGCAAGGGTGCCCATCAGATGGGAGAGATGTGGATGGTCTGCGACAAGCACGGTGAGATGGATCACAAGGGGTCCCACTGA